One part of the Cyclobacteriaceae bacterium genome encodes these proteins:
- a CDS encoding HYR domain-containing protein yields the protein MKVWVNYVLVFLFMLVHAYTYSQSCDCPPVASCGACVGGLKSLTLRYTGATGATIRVTDGGGEIFNDFVLAGQTFSFAGTIPNEKFVGTTISIFINGFLHTTIQSACSGGTFVNSVYGLFMVTGGTSVNGGALCCAPGTTDLIPPVITNCPANITLPLISGCSRSVTWTPPSVSDNCAVASFTGTLPGNITVFPGSTFTLGTSTVTYTALDIYNNSATCVFTVTITDNIPPVINGTLNNISVSAGANCKAVVGWTPPTATDNCSVSSLVSTHNPGQEFDVGSTVVTYTARDGSNNITTRQFTVVVEDVTPPVITNCPSSITVPAGANCSAIVNWTPPTASDNCGVTSFTSNRNPGTEFQIGTTPVTYTARDARGNETVCQFNVVVTYNQPPQVAGCPQDITVTAGIDGQAIVTWDEPVFTIACGTLNVERSHEPGSSFGVGTTEVLYTASDGLGNSAQCSFTVTVEPGSFEIEIPKIITPNGDGANDTWVIKNIQYSSSNSVTVFDRWGSVVYQATGYNNESVVWGGQNKSNTLVPTGTYFYIIEVISGNKKLRWDGFIELVQ from the coding sequence ATGAAAGTCTGGGTCAACTATGTGCTGGTTTTCCTTTTTATGCTGGTGCATGCCTACACCTATAGCCAAAGTTGCGATTGCCCCCCGGTGGCCAGTTGCGGGGCATGTGTTGGCGGACTTAAAAGCTTAACGCTTCGGTACACCGGTGCTACGGGTGCTACCATACGCGTTACCGATGGCGGTGGGGAAATTTTCAACGACTTTGTATTGGCAGGCCAGACGTTCTCTTTTGCGGGCACAATTCCTAACGAAAAGTTTGTAGGTACAACCATCTCAATTTTTATCAACGGTTTTTTACACACAACCATTCAATCGGCTTGCTCTGGAGGAACCTTCGTGAATAGTGTTTATGGTTTGTTTATGGTTACAGGAGGAACCAGTGTAAATGGGGGCGCATTGTGTTGTGCACCCGGTACCACGGATTTGATTCCTCCAGTAATCACCAATTGTCCTGCTAACATAACGCTGCCCCTTATTTCAGGTTGTTCCCGATCCGTTACCTGGACACCCCCCTCTGTATCTGACAATTGTGCAGTAGCCAGCTTTACCGGCACGTTGCCCGGGAACATCACCGTATTTCCGGGTAGCACGTTCACGTTAGGAACCAGCACGGTAACCTACACGGCATTAGATATCTACAATAATTCAGCTACCTGTGTTTTTACAGTAACGATTACCGATAATATTCCACCCGTAATTAACGGAACGTTGAATAACATTTCAGTTTCGGCCGGAGCAAACTGCAAAGCCGTAGTAGGCTGGACGCCCCCAACGGCTACTGATAATTGCAGTGTGTCAAGTCTAGTGAGTACACATAATCCTGGTCAGGAATTCGATGTGGGCTCAACAGTAGTTACTTACACGGCCAGGGATGGTTCAAATAATATTACCACCCGACAGTTTACTGTTGTTGTGGAAGATGTAACCCCTCCTGTAATTACAAACTGTCCGTCATCCATAACCGTACCAGCTGGCGCTAACTGTTCAGCTATTGTAAACTGGACACCACCCACTGCTTCCGACAATTGTGGGGTAACAAGTTTTACCAGCAACCGAAACCCGGGTACCGAATTTCAGATTGGAACAACCCCGGTTACCTACACCGCCCGCGATGCCCGCGGTAATGAAACTGTTTGCCAGTTTAATGTTGTGGTTACATACAATCAGCCCCCGCAAGTAGCAGGCTGCCCGCAGGACATAACGGTCACCGCTGGAATAGACGGACAAGCTATAGTAACCTGGGATGAGCCTGTGTTTACTATTGCTTGTGGTACCCTTAACGTTGAACGATCGCATGAGCCGGGGAGTAGTTTTGGAGTTGGTACAACTGAAGTCCTGTATACTGCTTCAGATGGATTGGGCAATTCAGCGCAATGTTCCTTTACGGTTACTGTAGAGCCGGGCTCTTTTGAAATAGAGATCCCCAAAATAATTACCCCAAATGGCGATGGTGCCAACGATACATGGGTGATTAAGAATATTCAGTATTCATCCTCCAATTCAGTAACAGTGTTCGACCGGTGGGGAAGTGTGGTTTACCAGGCTACAGGTTATAATAATGAATCTGTTGTATGGGGTGGACAAAACAAGAGCAATACTTTGGTTCCTACCGGAACATACTTCTATATTATTGAGGTGATAAGCGGCAACAAAAAGTTACGTTGGGATGGTTTTATTGAATTGGTGCAATGA
- a CDS encoding tetratricopeptide repeat protein, with amino-acid sequence MKVKRVVFVLGWCLTVKLSIPFSASAQQSIVHLFTSDRALANKHLEKGEIVPALRLYERSKRGGNTYLMMGRCYFMLKEYQQCIDAYARAYSRGDQIERQDYLNLAEAQLSLKNYEQAELNYQKIIDAEPTNEWIQKKLWRISNLHYLYEDSIHFATRLLSVNTSAAEWNAVSFDGGIVFLSNRTTNKPVKNIDASTQQDFFRLYQAMEKPDTLLEGWGRLYSNPKLYTNAFPVNGNMGSFSLYDNRKKMVYTASQAAKNAQGIRMLGLYFAELREGKWQPAGVFPFNENSFSLIDPFIDDTGKILYFASDKPGGLGGMDLYRSEYVNGKWTTPVNLGGSINTAMNEVSPYVHNGMFYFSSTGHAGFGGLDIYKTVLSDSFSDEPVNLGHPLNSPYDDFAFSFSDPSGLRGFMSSNRRAGGLDDDIYEFDMDMQTYPYAVAGILKQMDHSWSDSSSMRVMKNARIRLVDTVRKAIVQEITSDQQGKFSLIIPYFSKYGIYVVDEDGVENMAVFEIPRLRKETALHEVVIIKDIFQSLKN; translated from the coding sequence ATGAAAGTAAAAAGGGTAGTATTTGTTCTGGGATGGTGCCTGACAGTAAAATTATCCATCCCTTTTTCTGCCTCCGCACAGCAATCAATAGTTCATTTATTTACATCCGACCGTGCCTTGGCCAATAAACATTTAGAAAAGGGTGAGATTGTTCCTGCTTTGAGATTGTACGAACGTTCCAAAAGAGGCGGCAATACTTACCTGATGATGGGACGTTGCTATTTTATGCTAAAAGAATACCAACAGTGTATCGATGCTTATGCACGGGCTTATTCACGCGGAGACCAGATCGAACGCCAGGATTATCTTAATCTGGCTGAAGCGCAGCTTTCTCTGAAGAATTATGAGCAAGCTGAATTAAATTATCAAAAGATAATAGATGCTGAGCCGACTAATGAGTGGATCCAAAAAAAGCTGTGGCGTATTTCCAACTTGCACTACCTGTATGAAGATTCGATTCACTTTGCCACACGTCTTTTATCCGTCAATACCTCAGCCGCTGAGTGGAATGCTGTCTCGTTTGATGGCGGGATTGTTTTTCTGTCAAATCGTACCACGAATAAACCCGTAAAAAATATTGATGCCTCAACCCAGCAGGATTTTTTCAGGTTATATCAAGCTATGGAAAAGCCCGATACTTTACTGGAAGGATGGGGCCGGCTTTACAGCAACCCAAAGTTGTATACCAACGCTTTTCCGGTTAATGGAAACATGGGGTCTTTTTCTTTATATGATAACCGCAAGAAGATGGTTTACACGGCATCACAGGCAGCGAAAAACGCACAAGGTATAAGAATGCTGGGTCTTTATTTTGCTGAGTTGCGCGAGGGTAAATGGCAACCGGCCGGTGTATTTCCGTTTAATGAAAATTCATTTTCACTCATTGATCCATTTATAGATGACACAGGCAAAATACTTTATTTTGCTTCCGATAAACCCGGAGGGTTGGGTGGCATGGATCTATACCGATCGGAATATGTAAATGGTAAATGGACAACACCTGTAAACCTGGGCGGGTCCATTAACACGGCCATGAATGAAGTTTCGCCTTACGTGCATAACGGCATGTTTTATTTTTCGTCCACTGGCCACGCAGGTTTTGGCGGGTTGGATATATATAAAACGGTACTTTCAGATTCTTTTTCTGACGAACCTGTAAATCTCGGTCACCCGCTTAACTCACCCTACGATGATTTTGCATTTTCCTTCTCTGATCCATCAGGGCTACGCGGGTTTATGAGTTCAAACCGCAGGGCTGGCGGATTGGACGATGACATCTATGAGTTTGACATGGACATGCAAACTTATCCTTACGCGGTGGCGGGCATATTAAAGCAAATGGATCATTCGTGGAGCGACTCGTCCAGCATGCGTGTTATGAAAAATGCACGCATCCGTTTGGTGGATACCGTTCGCAAAGCCATTGTTCAGGAAATCACTTCCGACCAGCAAGGTAAGTTTTCGCTCATTATTCCATATTTCAGTAAGTATGGCATTTATGTGGTTGATGAGGACGGTGTAGAAAATATGGCTGTATTTGAAATCCCCCGCCTGAGAAAAGAAACGGCACTTCATGAAGTTGTGATAATTAAGGATATCTTTCAATCGCTTAAGAACTGA
- a CDS encoding DUF3365 domain-containing protein — MRLALVYSVLFFFFTLLSCHQTQQEKGTSGMQADSVYLKKGDQLVAATFDTLRNSLLAAIGEQGFAYAIQFCNEKAYTLTETYAIDGVRIKRVSMQYRNPSNQPDSLELAVLETFQTEGPRTQLIYTPGEVHYVKPISMQAMCLNCHGLPNVHIKPETLHAIQTNYPADKATGYAEGDLRGIWHIIFPANPR, encoded by the coding sequence GTGAGACTTGCTTTAGTTTATAGTGTATTGTTTTTTTTCTTCACCTTGCTGTCATGCCATCAAACCCAACAAGAAAAAGGGACCTCAGGTATGCAAGCGGATTCTGTTTACCTTAAAAAAGGCGACCAACTTGTTGCTGCGACCTTTGATACACTTCGCAATTCTTTGCTCGCTGCCATTGGCGAACAGGGTTTTGCTTATGCCATTCAATTCTGTAACGAAAAGGCTTATACGCTTACCGAAACATATGCTATTGATGGTGTTCGTATTAAACGTGTTTCGATGCAGTACCGAAACCCGTCAAATCAACCGGACAGCCTGGAGCTAGCTGTGCTTGAAACATTTCAAACGGAAGGCCCACGCACACAACTGATTTATACACCCGGGGAAGTACACTATGTAAAACCTATTAGTATGCAGGCCATGTGCCTGAATTGCCACGGTTTGCCCAACGTACACATTAAGCCCGAAACGCTGCATGCCATTCAAACCAACTACCCGGCAGATAAAGCCACGGGTTATGCCGAAGGTGATCTGCGGGGCATCTGGCACATCATCTTCCCGGCTAATCCACGCTAA
- a CDS encoding Crp/Fnr family transcriptional regulator, with amino-acid sequence MDTRGIISHISRHVTLSKEEEQFFISLLIPVNLKQGEFIEQAGEITTNFIHVNTGCLMTYFTDPAGHDHVIQFSTSGWWTADLHSLTHQQPSIYSTRALADSEVLLLPKIRLEELVERYPVFERFFRIMFQNSLVTHQHRIVQAFSFTAEQRYDYFQQKYPQLEQFVPLKYIASYLGITPEFLSKIRRKRMEK; translated from the coding sequence ATGGATACGCGCGGCATCATTTCACACATTTCCCGACACGTTACACTTTCGAAAGAGGAAGAGCAGTTCTTTATTTCGTTGCTCATACCGGTAAACCTGAAGCAAGGTGAGTTTATTGAACAGGCAGGGGAAATAACCACCAATTTCATCCATGTAAATACCGGTTGCCTGATGACATATTTCACTGATCCTGCTGGCCACGACCATGTTATCCAGTTTTCTACTTCAGGGTGGTGGACAGCCGATCTGCACAGCCTAACCCATCAGCAGCCTTCTATTTATTCAACCCGCGCCCTGGCCGACAGTGAGGTTCTGCTTCTCCCAAAAATCCGGTTGGAAGAATTGGTGGAGCGATACCCTGTGTTTGAACGCTTTTTCAGGATTATGTTCCAAAACTCATTGGTCACGCACCAGCACCGTATTGTTCAGGCTTTTTCGTTTACGGCCGAGCAGCGCTATGATTACTTTCAACAAAAATATCCGCAATTGGAACAGTTCGTTCCACTTAAATACATCGCTTCTTATCTGGGTATCACACCTGAGTTCCTCAGTAAAATCCGTAGAAAGCGGATGGAAAAGTGA
- a CDS encoding carboxypeptidase has protein sequence MKNLYILFLLILLTGSTFSQRILEGESAVTTNSTVTVKGKVIPYTATAGTQPVWNAEGKPIASLFYTYYERSDIKDKASRPLIFSYNGGPGSASVWMHIAYTGPRILEIDKEGYPVQPYGVKENPHSILDVADIVYIDPVNTGYSRILDKDAKREEFFGVNADIKYLAEWMTTFVSRRNRWQSPKYLIGESYGTTRVSGLALELQNAQWMYLNGVILVSPTGLGINRGDQVEAANRLPYFTAAAWYQKALPQELQRRDLTDLLPEVEEYTINEVIPAIARGGFLEDAKRKQVAAKMAYYSGISDKVILQHNLDVPTAYFWKELLRDKGYTVGRLDSRYLGIDRKDAGDRPDYNSELTSWLHSFTPAINYYLREVLKYKTDVKYNMFGPVNPWDRNNDNTGVNLRQAMAQNPYLNVMFQCGYFDGATTYFEAKYTMWQLDPSGKFRDRFRFEGYRSGHMMYLREEDLATSNEHIRDFILKSTPKRGQPAKY, from the coding sequence ATGAAAAACCTATACATCCTATTTTTGCTGATACTGCTTACCGGCTCAACCTTTTCCCAACGGATATTGGAGGGCGAATCGGCCGTAACGACAAACAGCACCGTTACCGTAAAGGGTAAAGTAATCCCTTACACAGCTACTGCCGGAACCCAACCGGTTTGGAATGCCGAGGGTAAACCCATTGCCTCTCTTTTTTACACCTATTATGAGCGCAGCGATATTAAAGACAAAGCCTCCCGCCCGCTGATTTTTTCTTACAATGGCGGCCCCGGTTCTGCATCGGTGTGGATGCACATTGCTTATACAGGGCCCCGCATCCTAGAAATTGACAAGGAGGGCTACCCGGTACAACCCTATGGGGTAAAGGAAAACCCGCATAGTATTCTTGATGTAGCCGACATCGTTTACATCGATCCGGTAAACACAGGATACTCAAGGATTCTGGACAAGGATGCCAAGCGGGAAGAATTTTTTGGTGTAAATGCCGACATCAAATACCTGGCTGAATGGATGACTACGTTTGTGTCGAGAAGAAATCGCTGGCAATCACCCAAATATTTAATTGGTGAAAGTTATGGAACAACACGCGTATCAGGTCTTGCATTAGAATTGCAAAACGCACAGTGGATGTACTTGAATGGTGTAATCCTTGTTTCCCCTACAGGACTTGGCATTAACCGGGGCGATCAGGTTGAAGCTGCCAATCGACTTCCTTATTTCACAGCTGCAGCCTGGTACCAAAAAGCACTGCCCCAGGAATTGCAGCGCAGGGATTTAACTGACTTGTTACCCGAAGTAGAAGAATACACCATTAATGAAGTTATACCGGCCATTGCACGAGGTGGATTTTTAGAGGATGCGAAACGTAAACAAGTTGCCGCAAAAATGGCCTACTACTCCGGTATTTCCGACAAGGTAATCCTGCAACATAACCTGGATGTTCCTACTGCTTACTTCTGGAAAGAATTGCTCCGTGATAAAGGCTATACGGTGGGTCGTTTGGATTCACGTTACCTCGGCATCGATCGCAAAGACGCAGGCGATCGCCCAGACTATAACTCAGAATTAACATCATGGTTGCACTCTTTCACCCCGGCCATCAATTACTATTTACGAGAAGTATTGAAATACAAAACCGATGTAAAGTACAACATGTTTGGTCCCGTAAACCCGTGGGACCGCAACAATGACAATACCGGTGTAAACCTTCGACAAGCCATGGCGCAAAACCCTTACTTAAACGTAATGTTTCAATGCGGCTACTTCGATGGTGCCACTACTTACTTTGAAGCGAAGTATACCATGTGGCAATTGGACCCCAGCGGAAAATTCAGGGACCGTTTTAGGTTTGAAGGTTACCGCAGCGGGCACATGATGTACCTGCGTGAAGAAGACCTGGCCACTTCCAATGAACACATCCGTGATTTTATTTTGAAATCAACCCCGAAGAGAGGGCAACCCGCGAAATATTGA
- a CDS encoding rhodanese-like domain-containing protein: protein MFGLFGLGTKNYEELRGAEFKAKYKATPGAVLIDVRTPGEFRSGSIPGARNIDIMSANFSQQISTLDKNKEYFLFCRSGNRSGQACNMMAKQGFKVHNLAGGVSDWPR from the coding sequence ATGTTTGGATTATTTGGATTAGGAACCAAAAACTATGAAGAGCTGCGCGGTGCGGAGTTTAAGGCAAAGTACAAAGCTACACCAGGTGCGGTGTTGATTGATGTGCGCACTCCGGGCGAATTCCGCTCAGGGAGCATTCCCGGTGCCCGTAATATCGATATCATGTCAGCGAATTTTTCACAGCAAATTTCAACCCTCGACAAGAACAAGGAATATTTTCTGTTTTGCCGCAGTGGTAACCGCAGTGGCCAGGCCTGCAACATGATGGCCAAACAGGGATTTAAAGTACACAACCTGGCCGGTGGCGTAAGCGACTGGCCCAGGTAA
- a CDS encoding PD-(D/E)XK nuclease family protein, protein MTTPFLLEIAQKVIDKHPRLEEVTLVFPNRRAIVFFRKHLGTMLRKPAFGPTMLTIEEYIKGFSTVQVPDKLELVYRLYKAYVATVNSKEAFDRFYYWGEMLLRDFEEIDKYLVNAEMLFRDLSHQKELDATFDYLTDEQKKFLLDFWGNFDAHKTENRKKFLEVWKHLFDVYTNFRLQLTSEGLAYEGMVHREVAESVLKGETIRKGSEIFVGFNALTKAEEVILAHAVAGGATVYWDVDEYYLNSAAQEAGDFFHEYQQHTVLGKTFEAQPPANFRAAKNIKLYGAAQPVGQVKIMGQVLAENMVVGEKPEETLVVLPDEKLLLPVLHSVSDSVEKLNVTMGFSLSATPVFNFVELLIELQISRKEDYFHHRPVLSLLNHPYTVAENLKVVQSKQKAMLKHNWVSVPKNFLASETALHQAMFTAAETTRITPYLKDCLQVLGALDTLYTFDKEHIFQMVKCLNRMEEVLGDQYSDWRSFLRFFRQYVRSVRIPFSGEPLQGLQVMGMLETRNLDFKNVYILSLNEGSLPSDGNKGSYIPYNIRRAYRLPTLQHQDAMYAYLFYRIIQRAENIFLFYNTETDILGQGEMSRYLQQLMYESGKKFENHALHNAIGVNEVKPIAIQKDNGVLENLAKLNEQNIHRQFNGLSPSALNTYIECRLRFYFRHVAKIKEPDEIEEDMDARVLGNFVHNVMEAFYTKIVKQKGSTVIDAQDLEKNKSLIQGLLDQEVIETYSLDPNQPVMYEGQLILVSEVVKNFIGKILEHDKKHAPFIVEGVEQTMEYTFSINAPVGKVLLGGKIDRIDRKENLLRIVDYKTGRDKLEFKSIESLFAREGDRNKAAFQTLLYAWLYTKTNRTTGLRVVTGLLNGKNLFDDDMEFGLTMDRQRLSDVHSVLPAFEAGLKELLEELFNPETVFDQTQKVDNCKYCPYKRICYR, encoded by the coding sequence ATGACGACACCCTTTCTTCTGGAAATTGCGCAAAAAGTAATCGATAAACATCCCCGCCTGGAGGAAGTAACCCTTGTTTTCCCAAACCGCAGGGCCATAGTGTTTTTCAGAAAGCACCTTGGTACCATGTTGCGCAAGCCTGCATTTGGGCCAACCATGTTAACCATTGAAGAGTACATTAAAGGTTTTTCAACTGTGCAGGTGCCGGATAAACTGGAACTCGTTTACCGGTTGTATAAGGCTTATGTGGCTACCGTAAACAGTAAGGAAGCATTTGACCGCTTCTATTATTGGGGGGAAATGCTGCTGCGGGATTTTGAAGAAATTGACAAGTACCTCGTAAATGCCGAGATGCTGTTTCGTGACCTCAGCCACCAGAAAGAACTTGATGCCACGTTTGATTACCTGACCGATGAACAAAAGAAATTCCTCCTTGATTTCTGGGGAAACTTTGATGCGCATAAAACCGAGAACAGGAAAAAATTCCTGGAAGTATGGAAGCACCTTTTTGATGTGTACACAAACTTTCGTTTGCAGTTGACAAGCGAAGGGTTGGCGTATGAAGGCATGGTACACCGTGAGGTTGCTGAGAGCGTTTTAAAGGGCGAAACGATCCGAAAGGGAAGTGAAATCTTTGTCGGTTTTAATGCCCTCACAAAAGCAGAGGAGGTAATCCTTGCGCATGCTGTAGCAGGTGGCGCAACCGTTTATTGGGATGTAGATGAGTATTACCTGAACAGTGCCGCACAGGAAGCAGGTGATTTTTTTCACGAATACCAACAACACACGGTATTAGGCAAAACTTTCGAGGCCCAGCCTCCTGCCAATTTTCGTGCAGCAAAAAATATAAAATTGTATGGTGCCGCACAGCCTGTTGGTCAGGTAAAAATAATGGGCCAGGTGTTGGCAGAGAATATGGTGGTTGGCGAAAAACCTGAAGAGACCTTGGTTGTGTTGCCGGATGAAAAGTTGTTGTTACCTGTGTTGCACAGCGTTTCTGATAGTGTTGAAAAACTAAACGTTACCATGGGGTTTTCACTCAGCGCTACACCTGTATTTAATTTTGTCGAGTTGCTGATCGAATTGCAGATCAGCCGTAAGGAAGATTACTTTCATCACCGTCCGGTTTTGTCATTACTGAACCATCCCTATACAGTAGCTGAAAATCTGAAAGTGGTTCAAAGCAAACAAAAAGCGATGCTCAAGCATAATTGGGTATCGGTGCCTAAAAATTTTCTGGCCAGTGAAACTGCCCTTCACCAGGCCATGTTTACTGCCGCTGAGACAACGCGTATTACACCTTACCTGAAAGATTGCCTGCAAGTGTTAGGTGCACTGGACACGCTATACACTTTTGATAAAGAACACATTTTTCAAATGGTTAAATGCCTTAATCGAATGGAAGAGGTTTTAGGGGATCAATATTCTGATTGGCGTTCGTTTCTCCGGTTTTTCCGGCAGTATGTTCGCTCGGTGCGCATTCCTTTCAGTGGCGAACCTCTGCAGGGGCTACAGGTTATGGGTATGCTTGAAACCCGTAACCTTGATTTTAAAAACGTCTATATACTCTCTTTAAATGAGGGATCGTTGCCATCGGACGGAAACAAGGGTTCGTACATACCTTACAACATCCGCAGGGCTTATCGTTTGCCTACGTTACAACATCAGGATGCCATGTATGCGTACTTGTTTTATCGTATCATTCAGCGTGCTGAAAATATTTTTCTTTTTTACAATACCGAAACCGACATTCTGGGCCAGGGCGAAATGAGTCGTTACCTGCAGCAACTGATGTATGAAAGCGGTAAGAAATTTGAAAACCATGCCTTGCACAATGCCATTGGTGTAAACGAAGTCAAACCCATTGCCATTCAAAAAGATAATGGGGTTCTTGAGAATTTGGCTAAGTTGAATGAACAAAATATACATCGTCAGTTCAATGGTTTGTCACCTTCTGCATTAAATACCTACATCGAATGCCGCCTTAGGTTCTATTTTCGGCATGTAGCAAAAATTAAAGAACCTGATGAGATTGAAGAAGACATGGATGCACGGGTATTGGGGAATTTTGTACACAATGTTATGGAAGCGTTCTATACTAAAATTGTGAAACAGAAAGGCTCAACTGTAATTGATGCACAGGATCTGGAGAAAAATAAAAGTCTTATTCAAGGCCTGCTTGATCAGGAGGTGATTGAAACGTACAGCCTTGATCCCAATCAACCCGTGATGTACGAAGGTCAACTGATTTTGGTGAGTGAAGTGGTAAAAAACTTTATTGGAAAAATACTGGAGCATGATAAAAAGCATGCTCCGTTTATAGTGGAAGGTGTGGAACAGACCATGGAGTATACTTTTTCTATTAACGCACCAGTAGGTAAGGTATTGCTGGGCGGTAAGATTGACCGTATTGACCGGAAGGAAAATTTGCTACGCATTGTTGACTACAAAACCGGTAGGGATAAGCTGGAGTTTAAATCCATAGAGTCCTTGTTCGCAAGAGAGGGTGATCGGAATAAAGCAGCCTTTCAAACCTTATTGTACGCATGGTTATACACCAAAACTAACCGTACAACTGGTCTCCGCGTTGTGACTGGATTATTAAATGGTAAAAATCTGTTTGACGATGATATGGAGTTTGGATTGACCATGGACAGACAGCGCTTGAGCGATGTGCATAGTGTATTGCCAGCGTTTGAAGCCGGGTTAAAAGAATTACTGGAAGAACTCTTCAATCCTGAAACTGTATTCGACCAGACACAGAAAGTTGATAATTGCAAGTACTGCCCTTACAAACGCATTTGTTACCGGTAA
- a CDS encoding YceI family protein — translation MSTETAVATKWNLDTTHTEIQFKVKHLVIATVTGFFKKFSGSVESETEDFDGASVNFNLDTTSIDTNNADRDAHLKSPDFFAAEQYPTLDFTGTLKKVSGNDYKLDGALTIRGTTKAIVLDVDFGGTMVDPWGNTKAGFEINGKINRKDFGLNWNALTEAGGMVVSEEVKIHINAELAKV, via the coding sequence ATGTCAACCGAAACAGCTGTAGCAACAAAGTGGAATTTAGACACAACCCACACGGAAATACAATTTAAAGTAAAGCACCTGGTAATTGCCACCGTAACAGGATTCTTCAAAAAATTCAGCGGAAGCGTTGAAAGTGAAACGGAAGATTTTGATGGTGCATCTGTAAATTTTAACCTGGACACAACCAGTATTGATACCAATAATGCAGATCGCGATGCTCACTTGAAATCGCCCGATTTCTTTGCTGCCGAGCAATACCCTACACTTGATTTTACCGGAACATTGAAAAAAGTATCTGGTAACGATTACAAACTGGATGGCGCGCTGACCATACGCGGCACAACCAAAGCCATTGTATTAGATGTTGATTTTGGCGGTACTATGGTTGACCCTTGGGGCAACACCAAAGCAGGTTTTGAGATTAACGGCAAGATAAACCGTAAGGATTTTGGCTTAAACTGGAACGCGTTGACGGAAGCCGGTGGAATGGTGGTGAGCGAAGAAGTGAAAATCCACATTAACGCTGAACTCGCAAAAGTTTAA
- a CDS encoding type IX secretion system membrane protein PorP/SprF — protein MLFFAPSVIHAQQNPHFTQYMFSGLVINPAYAGVDEALSAMVIDRRQWTGLEGAPKTQTLSVHTLTAKRKVGLGLLVVNDKIGIHRNLTIHGSYAYHLKVASHSFLSFGLQAGAFNMRSDYGSIQNGTPDPKLNNATINELFFEVGAGLYFRSKRFHWGISAPELLPKTTPLNETESIQLRNVNLFSFLKYRFTLSPAWEFEPALLIKYANDLPLSADGAITFLYKDILTAGVSYRWDASLGYLMKLRITPQLQFGYAYDFPMGSLNQLSNGSHELMVQYLFRYERSGIKSPRL, from the coding sequence ATGCTGTTTTTTGCTCCATCGGTGATCCATGCCCAGCAAAATCCGCATTTTACACAGTACATGTTTAGCGGGTTAGTCATCAATCCGGCTTATGCCGGTGTTGATGAAGCACTTAGTGCTATGGTAATTGACAGACGACAATGGACCGGCCTTGAGGGTGCCCCCAAAACACAAACGTTATCGGTGCACACGCTTACCGCGAAACGAAAAGTTGGGTTGGGCTTATTGGTGGTGAATGATAAAATCGGTATTCACCGGAACCTTACAATACACGGAAGTTATGCTTACCACCTTAAAGTTGCCAGTCATTCATTTTTGTCTTTTGGTCTTCAGGCTGGTGCATTTAATATGCGCTCCGACTATGGCTCAATTCAAAACGGAACACCTGATCCGAAGTTGAATAACGCCACCATAAACGAACTTTTTTTTGAAGTAGGGGCGGGGTTGTATTTCCGGAGCAAAAGGTTTCATTGGGGAATATCTGCCCCGGAGTTGCTTCCAAAAACGACACCGTTGAACGAAACAGAATCCATTCAACTTAGAAACGTAAATTTGTTTTCTTTTTTAAAGTACAGGTTTACCCTAAGCCCGGCCTGGGAATTTGAGCCGGCACTTTTGATTAAATATGCCAACGATTTGCCGCTTTCCGCAGATGGTGCAATAACGTTTCTTTACAAAGACATACTTACTGCCGGTGTTTCCTACCGATGGGATGCTTCACTGGGTTATTTGATGAAGCTGCGCATTACACCACAATTGCAATTCGGGTACGCTTATGATTTTCCGATGGGCTCACTTAATCAACTCAGTAATGGTTCGCACGAGTTGATGGTGCAATACCTTTTCCGGTACGAACGGTCGGGCATAAAATCCCCACGGCTATGA